A region of Homo sapiens chromosome 17, GRCh38.p14 Primary Assembly DNA encodes the following proteins:
- the ALDH3A2 gene encoding aldehyde dehydrogenase family 3 member A2 isoform X2, with translation MEAAAKHLTPVTLELGGKSPCYIDKDCDLDIVCRRITWGKYMNCGQTCIAPDYILCEASLQNQIVWKIKETVKEFYGENIKESPDYERIINLRHFKRILSLLEGQKIAFGGETDEATRYIAPTVLTDVDPKTKVMQEEIFGPILPIVPVKNVDEAINFINEREKPLALYVFSHNHKLIKRMIDETSSGGVTGNDVIMHFTLNSFPFGGVGSSGMGAYHGKHSFDTFSHQRPCLLKSLKREGANKLRYPPNSQSKVDWGKFFLLKRFNKEKLGLLLLTFLGIVAAVLVKKYQAVLRRKALLIFLVVHRLRWSSKQR, from the exons ATGGAAGCTGCTGCCAAGCATCTGACCCCTGTGACTCTTGAACTGGGAGGGAAAAGTCCATGTTATATTGATAAAGATTGTGACCTGGACATTGTTTGCAG ACGCATAACCTGGGGAAAATACATGAATTGTGGCCAAACCTGCATTGCACCCGACTATATTCTCTGTGAAGCATCCCTCCAAAATCAAATTGTATGGAAGATTAAGGAAACAGTGAAG GaattttatggagaaaatataaaagagtcTCCTGATTATGAAAGGATCATCAATCTTCGTCATTTTAAGAGGATACTAAGTTTGCTTGAAGGACAAAAGATAGCTTTTGGTGGGGAGACTGATGAGGCCACACGCTACATAG cccCAACAGTACTTACCGATGTTGATCCTAAAACCAAGGTGATGCAAGAAGAAATTTTTGGACCAATTCTTCCAATAGTGCCTGTGAAAAATGTAGATGAGGCCATAAATTTCATAAATGAACGTGAAAAGCCTCTGGCTCTTTATGTATTTTCGCATAACCATAAG CTCATCAAACGGATGATTGATGAGACATCCAGTGGAGGTGTCACAGGCAATGACGTCATTATGCACTTCACGCTCAACTCTTTCCCATTTGGAGGAGTGG GTTCCAGTGGGATGGGAGCTTATCACGGAAAACATAGTTTTGATACTTTTTCTCATCAGCGTCcctgtttattaaaaagtttaaagagaGAAGGTGCTAACAAACTCAGATATCCTCCCAACAGCCAGTCAAAGGTGGATTGGGGAAAATTTTTTCTCTTGAAACGGTTCAACAAAGAAAAACTCGGTCTCCTGTTGCTCACTTTCCTGGGTATTGTAGCCGCTGTGCTTGTCAAG AAATACCAAGCTGTGCTGAGGAGAAAGGCCCTGTTGATTTTTCTGGTAGTTCACAGACTGCGTTGGTCCAGTAAGCAGAGATGA
- the ALDH3A2 gene encoding aldehyde dehydrogenase family 3 member A2 isoform 4 (isoform 4 is encoded by transcript variant 8) gives MEAAAKHLTPVTLELGGKSPCYIDKDCDLDIVCRRITWGKYMNCGQTCIAPDYILCEASLQNQIVWKIKETVKEFYGENIKESPDYERIINLRHFKRILSLLEGQKIAFGGETDEATRYIAPTVLTDVDPKTKVMQEEIFGPILPIVPVKNVDEAINFINEREKPLALYVFSHNHKLIKRMIDETSSGGVTGNDVIMHFTLNSFPFGGVGSSGMGAYHGKHSFDTFSHQRPCLLKSLKREGANKLRYPPNSQSKVDWGKFFLLKRFNKEKLGLLLLTFLGIVAAVLVKAEYY, from the exons ATGGAAGCTGCTGCCAAGCATCTGACCCCTGTGACTCTTGAACTGGGAGGGAAAAGTCCATGTTATATTGATAAAGATTGTGACCTGGACATTGTTTGCAG ACGCATAACCTGGGGAAAATACATGAATTGTGGCCAAACCTGCATTGCACCCGACTATATTCTCTGTGAAGCATCCCTCCAAAATCAAATTGTATGGAAGATTAAGGAAACAGTGAAG GaattttatggagaaaatataaaagagtcTCCTGATTATGAAAGGATCATCAATCTTCGTCATTTTAAGAGGATACTAAGTTTGCTTGAAGGACAAAAGATAGCTTTTGGTGGGGAGACTGATGAGGCCACACGCTACATAG cccCAACAGTACTTACCGATGTTGATCCTAAAACCAAGGTGATGCAAGAAGAAATTTTTGGACCAATTCTTCCAATAGTGCCTGTGAAAAATGTAGATGAGGCCATAAATTTCATAAATGAACGTGAAAAGCCTCTGGCTCTTTATGTATTTTCGCATAACCATAAG CTCATCAAACGGATGATTGATGAGACATCCAGTGGAGGTGTCACAGGCAATGACGTCATTATGCACTTCACGCTCAACTCTTTCCCATTTGGAGGAGTGG GTTCCAGTGGGATGGGAGCTTATCACGGAAAACATAGTTTTGATACTTTTTCTCATCAGCGTCcctgtttattaaaaagtttaaagagaGAAGGTGCTAACAAACTCAGATATCCTCCCAACAGCCAGTCAAAGGTGGATTGGGGAAAATTTTTTCTCTTGAAACGGTTCAACAAAGAAAAACTCGGTCTCCTGTTGCTCACTTTCCTGGGTATTGTAGCCGCTGTGCTTGTCAAG